From the Candidatus Poribacteria bacterium genome, one window contains:
- the eno gene encoding phosphopyruvate hydratase: protein MSEIIHIHAREILDSRGNPTVEVDVNLASGAFGRAAVPSGASTGEHEAVELRDQDTNRYLGKGVQKAVENVNTTIAAALAGEDVFAQNDIDTAMRELDGTENKSRLGANAILGVSLAVAKAAADEVGQPLYRYIGGANAKELPLPMMNILNGGSHADNNVDIQEFMIMPAGAKSFAEALRMGAEIFHSLKAVLQARNCNTAVGDEGGFAPDLGSNEEAIAVIIEAIESASYVPGDDILLALDAASSEFYNRDTGTYELKAEAQPTKSAEEMVAFYTEICEKYPIVSIEDGMDENDWEGWKHLTEAIGDKVQLVGDDLFVTNTTRLQRGIQEGIGNSILIKVNQIGTLTETLDAIELARRFNYTAVVSHRSGETEDTTISDLVVATNAGQIKTGSLSRTDRVCKYNQLLRIEEELGESATFDGRDVFYNLANLR, encoded by the coding sequence TTGTCAGAAATTATTCATATTCACGCACGCGAGATATTAGACTCGCGTGGTAACCCGACAGTCGAAGTTGACGTTAATTTGGCATCAGGGGCATTCGGACGCGCTGCCGTTCCCTCTGGCGCATCTACGGGTGAACACGAAGCCGTTGAATTGCGTGATCAGGATACCAACCGATATTTGGGAAAAGGTGTTCAGAAAGCCGTTGAGAACGTCAACACAACTATCGCTGCTGCCCTCGCGGGGGAAGATGTCTTTGCACAAAACGATATTGACACTGCCATGCGCGAACTCGACGGAACTGAAAATAAAAGCCGTCTCGGTGCGAATGCTATTTTAGGCGTTTCGTTGGCTGTCGCGAAAGCCGCTGCAGATGAAGTGGGGCAACCCCTTTATCGCTATATCGGTGGCGCGAACGCCAAAGAACTCCCGTTACCGATGATGAACATCTTAAACGGTGGTTCTCACGCCGACAACAATGTTGACATTCAAGAATTTATGATAATGCCAGCGGGGGCAAAGAGTTTCGCCGAAGCACTGCGCATGGGTGCCGAGATTTTTCATAGCCTCAAGGCGGTCTTGCAAGCCCGAAATTGCAACACCGCTGTCGGCGATGAAGGCGGATTCGCACCGGATTTGGGTTCCAATGAGGAAGCAATCGCAGTCATCATTGAAGCCATTGAGAGTGCCAGTTACGTCCCTGGGGACGACATTCTTTTGGCATTGGATGCCGCCTCCAGTGAATTCTACAATCGTGACACCGGCACCTACGAATTGAAAGCAGAGGCACAACCGACCAAATCAGCAGAAGAAATGGTTGCCTTTTACACGGAAATCTGTGAGAAATACCCAATTGTTTCCATTGAAGACGGGATGGACGAAAACGATTGGGAAGGATGGAAGCACTTGACCGAGGCAATCGGGGATAAGGTTCAACTCGTGGGGGACGATCTCTTTGTGACCAACACCACTCGTTTGCAGCGCGGCATTCAGGAAGGTATTGGTAACTCCATCCTGATCAAAGTCAATCAGATTGGCACCTTGACAGAGACGCTTGACGCTATCGAACTTGCCCGACGTTTCAACTATACAGCTGTCGTTTCACACCGGTCGGGTGAAACAGAGGATACCACTATTTCCGATCTGGTTGTTGCAACGAACGCAGGACAGATAAAGACCGGTTCACTCTCGCGTACCGATCGTGTCTGCAAATATAACCAGCTTCTCCGTATTGAGGAAGAACTTGGCGAGAGTGCCACTTTTGATGGTAGGGATGTCTTCTATAATTTGGCAAACCTCCGTTAA
- a CDS encoding ABC transporter ATP-binding protein has protein sequence MRLRASQLTKDFGNRAIVKDATLSVNPGEVVTIFGPNGAGKTTLIKILATLLKPTSGKLEIEGADAIANYSDVRNGLGVLIHENLAYPVFSPYENLKFFGRMYGVKQLEHRCMTLLTEVGLQHFAHEPLHIFSRGMTQRFMIARALLHQPSVLLLDEPFSGLDASAKQFALERIAQEQQNGKGIVITTHNTELGYLAGTRFFFMIKGELEEVAQKDEITAETLLFMYEERLSS, from the coding sequence ATGCGCCTTCGTGCTTCCCAACTCACCAAAGACTTTGGAAATCGCGCGATCGTCAAAGATGCCACGCTTTCGGTTAATCCGGGCGAAGTGGTTACAATTTTCGGTCCTAATGGTGCTGGTAAAACAACGCTCATCAAAATTCTCGCGACACTCCTGAAGCCGACATCCGGGAAACTTGAGATTGAAGGCGCGGATGCAATCGCAAATTACTCGGACGTGCGTAACGGATTGGGTGTCCTTATTCATGAAAATCTCGCTTATCCGGTGTTCAGTCCTTACGAGAATCTCAAGTTTTTTGGACGGATGTACGGCGTTAAACAGTTAGAACACCGCTGTATGACGCTCCTCACGGAAGTCGGCTTGCAACACTTTGCCCATGAGCCTCTGCACATCTTCTCACGGGGCATGACGCAGCGTTTTATGATTGCCAGAGCACTTCTCCATCAACCTTCAGTTTTATTACTCGACGAACCCTTCTCTGGATTGGATGCTTCTGCCAAGCAGTTTGCTCTGGAGCGCATTGCACAAGAACAACAAAACGGCAAAGGTATTGTCATCACAACACATAATACAGAGCTGGGCTATCTCGCAGGCACAAGGTTCTTCTTTATGATAAAGGGAGAACTGGAGGAAGTCGCGCAGAAAGATGAAATTACAGCAGAGACGTTGCTGTTTATGTATGAAGAGAGGTTAAGCTCTTAA
- a CDS encoding septum formation initiator family protein produces MRILRPILLLIAVGLLLVSVDQFMNGYGDWQHAQLAEEAYRAEIRELEAERDRLQKRVEMLKNDELTKERLARKRLGYIKPGELKFKVAKPDDVK; encoded by the coding sequence ATGCGTATTCTTCGTCCAATTTTACTTCTTATTGCGGTTGGATTACTCCTCGTTAGCGTTGATCAATTCATGAACGGTTATGGCGATTGGCAGCACGCGCAGCTCGCTGAAGAAGCCTACCGCGCCGAGATCCGAGAACTGGAAGCCGAACGTGACCGGCTCCAGAAGCGCGTCGAAATGCTAAAAAACGACGAACTCACAAAGGAGCGGCTCGCGAGAAAACGGCTCGGTTATATAAAACCCGGCGAACTCAAGTTTAAAGTCGCTAAACCTGACGATGTTAAGTGA
- a CDS encoding heme exporter protein CcmB: MKALRQIGALIRKDLGLQFRSKETFVLVFVFSILVVLIFAFAFGPIFPERGERGKLTASVLWAAFVFAGIITLNRSFTAERSHGALQGIRLTGVDASNLYLSKVVSNVIFLFLLEIVITPIALQFLDLLDVVTVGILLKLSGVLGIGTLGFCAVGVLLAGMSTGANGGESLLSVILLPLVIPIIMGGAKCTVSLLVTGGLDNGFWLALLIGCSLVFLAAAYLLADAVIEE; encoded by the coding sequence ATGAAGGCACTTCGTCAAATTGGCGCGTTGATTCGCAAAGACCTTGGGCTTCAATTCCGTTCAAAAGAGACGTTTGTATTAGTCTTCGTCTTCAGCATATTAGTTGTCCTCATTTTTGCTTTCGCGTTTGGCCCGATTTTTCCTGAAAGGGGAGAGCGTGGCAAACTCACTGCAAGTGTCCTCTGGGCGGCATTCGTTTTTGCAGGGATTATCACCTTGAACCGTTCATTCACAGCAGAACGTTCACACGGTGCGTTGCAGGGCATACGCCTGACCGGCGTTGATGCGAGTAATCTCTACCTCTCTAAAGTCGTTAGCAATGTCATTTTTTTATTCCTATTGGAAATCGTCATTACCCCCATCGCACTTCAATTTTTGGATCTGCTTGATGTGGTGACGGTGGGTATATTATTGAAATTATCCGGTGTACTTGGTATCGGGACACTCGGTTTTTGCGCTGTCGGTGTGCTGTTAGCTGGTATGTCCACAGGTGCGAATGGCGGCGAGAGCCTCCTTTCCGTTATTTTACTTCCTCTCGTCATCCCAATTATTATGGGCGGAGCGAAATGCACCGTCTCGCTTTTGGTAACTGGCGGATTAGATAACGGATTTTGGCTGGCACTGCTCATCGGGTGTAGTTTAGTTTTTTTGGCAGCTGCGTATCTACTTGCAGATGCTGTCATTGAGGAATAG